One window from the genome of Lutra lutra chromosome X, mLutLut1.2, whole genome shotgun sequence encodes:
- the LOC125091888 gene encoding melanoma-associated antigen 8-like, with translation MPLGQRSELWKLEEDPGEAQGLVNAQLSGAEEEEIQSPSSSSSSSSSCPSSSSNTSTSFSSSPSSSCSALFLIPVDDRSEAGFLSPPQSLQHACPSPTAMATTAGSQPDQGSSSSDEGGLSTWEELEVTQLFLQEKLHMKVADLVEFLLLKFRTKQPTSQAEMLEIVSKDYQDYFPVILGQASECMQLVFGVDVKEVDPSEHFYILVTILGLTCDAMLSGEQGPPKTGLLVVLLGVILLEGDRAPEEEVWEALGVMGVYAGEEHIIYGEPRELLTNVWVQEGYLEYRQVPGSDPARYEFLWGPRAHAETSRLQVLEYLLRVNRGLPVPSLAPSEEAVSHEEEGA, from the coding sequence ATGCCCCTGGGTCAGAGGAGTGAGCtctggaagctggaggaagaCCCAGGAGAGGCCCAGGGCCTGGTGAATGCACAGCTGTCTGGGGCTGAAGAGGAGGAGATccagtctccttcctcctcttcctcctcctcttcctcctgtccctcttcttcctccaatACTAgtacttccttctcctcttccccttcctcctcctgctctgccctgtTCCTGATTCCCGTGGACGACAGGTCTGAGGCTGGGTTCCTGAGCCCTCCTCAGAGCCTTCAGcatgcctgcccctcccccactgccatgGCAACCACTGCTGGGAGCCAGCCCGACCAGGGCTCCAGCAGCTCAGATGAGGGCGGGTTGAGCACCTGGGAGGAGCTGGAAGTCACTCAGCTCTTTCTCCAGGAGAAACTCCACATGAAAGTGGCTGACCTGGTGGAGTTCCTGCTCCTTAAGTTTCGCACCAAGCAGCCAACCAGCCAGGCGGAGATGCTGGAGATAGTCAGCAAGGATTACCAGGATTACTTCCCAGTGATCCTGGGCCAGGCGTCCGAGTGCATGCAGCTGGTGTTTGGTGTGGATGTGAAGGAAGTGGACCCCAGCGAGCACTTCTACATCCTGGTCACCATCTTGGGCCTCACCTGCGATGCGATGCTGAGCGGTGAGCAGGGCCCGCCCAAGACCGGCCTCCTGGTGGTGCTCCTGGGGGTGATCCTCCTGGAGGGCGACCGTGCCCCCGAGGAGGAGGTGTGGGAAGCGCTGGGGGTCATGGGGGTGTATGCCGGCGAGGAGCACATCATCTATGGGGAGCCCCGGGAGCTCCTGACCAATGTCTGGGTGCAGGAAGGGTACCTGGAGTACCGGCAGGTGCCCGGCAGTGACCCTGCCCGCTACGAGTTCCTGTGGGGTCCCAGGGCCCACGCGGAAACCAGCAGGTTGCAAGTGCTGGAGTATTTGCTGCGGGTCAATCGCGGGCTGCCGGttccctccctggccccctctGAAGAGGCTGTGAGCCATGAGGAAGAGGGGGCCTGA